The proteins below are encoded in one region of Paraburkholderia aromaticivorans:
- a CDS encoding VOC family protein: MSRFFGEIRQAGYVVRDIEAAMDYWSRVLGVGPWFYNERVPIENYTYRGQSYEVHNSVALANSGPLQVELIQTRNDAPSMYRDFLAAGHTGLQHNAYWTTSFDADLARLQEQGFKVAMSGEVGRNGRFVYFDTEDHPGTVIELSEIAGPKGKLFDMIYAASRDWDGREPVRRFPDLGTL, translated from the coding sequence ATGAGTCGTTTCTTTGGCGAAATCCGGCAGGCAGGCTACGTGGTGCGGGACATCGAAGCCGCGATGGACTACTGGAGCCGCGTGCTCGGCGTGGGTCCGTGGTTCTATAACGAACGCGTGCCGATCGAGAACTACACCTACCGTGGGCAATCGTATGAGGTGCATAACTCGGTGGCATTGGCGAACTCGGGGCCGTTGCAGGTAGAACTGATCCAGACACGCAACGACGCGCCGTCGATGTATCGCGACTTTCTCGCCGCGGGCCATACCGGCTTGCAGCACAACGCGTACTGGACTACTTCGTTCGACGCGGATCTCGCGCGACTGCAGGAGCAGGGTTTCAAAGTCGCCATGAGCGGCGAAGTGGGGCGTAACGGGCGCTTTGTCTACTTCGATACGGAGGACCATCCTGGCACGGTGATCGAGTTGTCCGAGATCGCCGGGCCGAAAGGCAAGCTTTTCGACATGATCTACGCGGCGTCGCGCGATTGGGACGGCCGCGAGCCAGTGCGTCGTTTTCCCGATCTGGGCACGCTATGA
- a CDS encoding ribulose-bisphosphate carboxylase large subunit family protein encodes MSETLQPRAVDDDTLQADYLIETPLDPARVADVMAGEQSSGTFVRVANESDALRSRSRASVLRVEELEAAARPSLPNAWLERQGTPGPWRRARITLSFPLANIDANLPTLAATVAGNLYDLGEVTGMRLLSLRLPASYRKRFELPRHGVAGTRALTEVKDRPMIGTIIKPNVGLSAAETAALVRDLCEAGVDFIKDDEVCANPAHAPLAERVRAVMSEVHRYRERSGRLVMVAFNITDDLDAMRRHAELVEREGGSCVMASINWCGFSAIQTLRRATPLVLHAHRNGYGMMSRDPALGMSFQAYQTLWRLSGVDHMHVHGLVGKFAQSDAEVIESARDCATPLAAGCDDTVLPAFSSGQWAGTVQATFDAVRSTDLLFMSGGGILAHPDGPAAGVMSVRQAWAAVQAGTPLPVYAEHMPELRRALAFFGRRT; translated from the coding sequence ATGAGCGAGACGCTGCAACCACGCGCCGTCGACGACGATACGCTACAGGCCGACTATCTGATCGAGACGCCGCTCGATCCCGCGCGCGTCGCCGACGTCATGGCCGGCGAGCAATCGAGCGGCACCTTCGTGCGCGTTGCCAACGAATCCGATGCGCTGCGCTCGCGCAGTCGCGCGAGCGTGCTGCGCGTCGAGGAACTCGAAGCGGCGGCACGGCCCAGCTTGCCGAACGCATGGCTCGAGCGTCAAGGCACGCCGGGGCCGTGGCGGCGCGCGCGCATCACGCTGTCGTTTCCGCTCGCTAATATCGACGCGAATCTGCCCACGCTGGCCGCGACCGTCGCCGGCAATCTGTACGATCTCGGCGAAGTGACCGGCATGCGGCTGCTGTCGTTGCGCTTGCCGGCTTCGTACCGCAAGCGTTTCGAATTGCCGCGTCATGGCGTGGCCGGCACTCGCGCGCTGACGGAGGTGAAGGACAGGCCGATGATCGGCACCATCATCAAGCCGAACGTTGGTCTGAGCGCGGCGGAAACGGCTGCGTTGGTGCGCGATCTGTGTGAAGCGGGCGTCGATTTCATCAAGGATGACGAGGTGTGCGCGAATCCCGCACATGCACCGTTGGCGGAGCGCGTGCGCGCGGTGATGTCCGAAGTGCACCGCTACCGTGAACGCAGCGGCCGCCTTGTCATGGTCGCGTTCAATATCACCGACGACCTCGACGCCATGCGCCGTCACGCGGAACTGGTCGAGCGCGAAGGCGGCAGTTGCGTGATGGCCAGCATCAACTGGTGCGGCTTTTCCGCGATCCAGACGCTGCGCCGCGCCACGCCGCTCGTGCTGCACGCGCACCGCAACGGCTACGGCATGATGTCGCGCGATCCGGCGTTGGGCATGTCGTTTCAGGCGTATCAGACGCTCTGGCGTTTGAGCGGCGTCGATCATATGCACGTGCATGGTCTCGTCGGCAAATTCGCGCAGAGCGACGCCGAAGTGATCGAGTCGGCGCGCGACTGCGCGACGCCGCTCGCCGCGGGTTGCGACGATACGGTGCTGCCGGCATTTTCATCAGGGCAATGGGCCGGCACCGTGCAAGCGACATTCGACGCGGTGCGCTCCACCGACCTGCTGTTCATGTCGGGCGGCGGCATTCTCGCGCATCCGGACGGTCCCGCCGCGGGTGTCATGAGCGTGCGCCAGGCATGGGCGGCGGTACAGGCCGGCACGCCGCTGCCGGTGTACGCCGAGCACATGCCGGAACTGCGACGCGCCTTGGCGTTTTTCGGCCGCCGCACGTGA
- a CDS encoding four-carbon acid sugar kinase family protein — protein sequence MSDEANGNGPAYAFYGDDFTGATDTLAHLARAGLRTMLFFAPPDAARLSMLGRLDALGVAGAARTMPPAAQRQELERVGAAFAALGVRVMHYKVCSTFDSAPETGSIGVAIRTLREYCANELVAVVGGQPNLRRYCVFGELFAAAGADDSAQSIYRIDRHPTMSRHPVTPMNEADLRVHLQRQGVKNVQSIDWRCYARGDAELQEEVQRRLDSNPDAVLFDVLDDSHLQAIGRVIARHAAVSAPLLAVGASSVAQAYALARETLAEPAVSQARTTPPLTRARGPVFVLAGSLSPLTEVQISAAQSYLRVELDPLKMTGDAASGYLAERVTAIAGPLRDGRNVLAFTTRRASSEGGALPQLAHACASLLQQVLGAVRLQRIGIAGGDTSSFAVRALGAWGLSYLAPLSAGVTVCRLHADRAELDGMEIMLKGGQMGDADLFEQLLEGNG from the coding sequence ATGAGCGACGAAGCAAACGGCAACGGTCCCGCTTACGCCTTCTACGGCGACGACTTCACCGGCGCAACCGACACGCTGGCGCATCTCGCCCGCGCCGGTTTGCGCACCATGCTGTTCTTCGCACCGCCCGATGCCGCGCGTCTTTCGATGCTCGGCCGTTTGGATGCACTCGGCGTGGCGGGCGCCGCGCGGACCATGCCGCCGGCCGCGCAGCGGCAGGAACTCGAACGTGTCGGCGCCGCCTTCGCCGCGCTCGGCGTGCGGGTGATGCACTACAAAGTGTGCTCGACGTTTGATAGCGCGCCGGAAACGGGCAGCATCGGCGTGGCGATTCGCACCTTGCGCGAGTACTGCGCGAATGAGCTTGTCGCGGTGGTCGGCGGTCAGCCGAATTTGCGGCGCTACTGCGTGTTCGGCGAGCTGTTTGCGGCAGCCGGCGCGGACGACAGCGCGCAGTCGATTTACCGCATCGACCGTCATCCGACCATGAGCCGCCATCCCGTCACGCCGATGAACGAAGCGGACTTGCGCGTGCATCTTCAGCGCCAAGGTGTGAAGAATGTGCAATCGATCGACTGGCGTTGCTACGCGCGCGGCGATGCCGAACTGCAAGAAGAAGTGCAGCGCCGGCTCGATTCGAACCCCGACGCCGTGCTATTCGACGTACTCGACGATTCGCATCTGCAAGCGATTGGCCGAGTGATCGCGCGTCATGCCGCGGTGTCGGCGCCGTTGCTCGCGGTTGGTGCGAGCAGCGTTGCACAGGCTTATGCATTGGCGCGCGAGACTCTCGCCGAACCCGCCGTTTCACAAGCACGAACCACGCCGCCATTGACTCGCGCACGCGGCCCCGTATTCGTGCTCGCAGGCAGCCTCTCGCCATTGACCGAAGTACAAATCAGCGCCGCGCAATCCTATCTGCGTGTGGAACTGGACCCGCTGAAAATGACCGGCGACGCAGCCTCCGGCTATCTGGCGGAGCGCGTGACGGCGATAGCCGGACCCTTGCGCGATGGACGCAACGTGCTCGCTTTCACGACGCGCCGCGCGTCGAGCGAAGGCGGCGCGCTGCCACAACTCGCGCACGCCTGTGCGTCACTCTTGCAACAGGTACTCGGCGCCGTGCGATTGCAACGCATCGGCATTGCGGGCGGCGACACGTCGAGTTTTGCGGTGCGCGCGCTCGGCGCTTGGGGACTGTCGTATCTCGCGCCGTTATCGGCGGGCGTCACCGTCTGCCGTCTCCATGCCGATCGCGCGGAACTCGACGGCATGGAGATCATGCTCAAAGGCGGGCAAATGGGCGACGCGGATCTGTTCGAGCAACTGCTCGAAGGCAACGGCTAA
- a CDS encoding SDR family oxidoreductase, with protein MEKLLANQVALVTGASSGIGSGVAKALADAGAAVVVNYHSHAEEAEQLAAEIEKAGGAALAVQADVADPAQVEKMFAACRARFESVDIVVANSGLQKDNAFADMTLDDWQQVLATNLTGQFLTAQAAVKEFRRRGPRTTSKALGKIICMSSVHEVIPWAGHVNYAASKGGIQMFMKSLAQEVAPERIRVNSIAPGAIRTPINKDAWDNEAALQKLLKLIPYGRVGEADDIGKAAVWLASDESDYVVGTTLFVDGGMTLYPGFADNG; from the coding sequence ATGGAAAAGTTACTCGCGAATCAGGTCGCGCTGGTCACGGGCGCCAGTTCGGGCATTGGTTCCGGCGTCGCCAAGGCGCTCGCGGATGCGGGCGCGGCCGTCGTCGTGAACTATCACTCACATGCCGAAGAGGCGGAGCAACTCGCCGCCGAGATTGAGAAAGCTGGCGGCGCCGCTCTCGCGGTTCAGGCCGACGTCGCCGATCCCGCACAGGTCGAAAAGATGTTCGCGGCATGCCGCGCGCGTTTCGAGAGCGTGGATATCGTGGTCGCGAATTCGGGCTTGCAGAAAGACAATGCGTTTGCCGATATGACGCTGGACGATTGGCAACAGGTGCTGGCGACCAATCTCACCGGCCAGTTCCTGACCGCACAAGCGGCCGTGAAAGAATTCCGGCGACGCGGCCCGAGGACCACCTCCAAAGCGCTCGGCAAGATCATTTGCATGAGCTCGGTTCACGAGGTCATTCCATGGGCGGGGCACGTCAATTACGCGGCGTCCAAAGGCGGTATTCAGATGTTCATGAAATCGCTCGCGCAGGAGGTCGCGCCCGAACGGATCCGCGTCAACTCCATTGCGCCGGGCGCGATCCGCACGCCGATCAATAAGGACGCGTGGGACAACGAGGCCGCGCTGCAGAAATTGTTGAAGTTGATTCCCTACGGCCGCGTGGGCGAAGCGGACGACATCGGCAAGGCCGCCGTCTGGCTTGCCTCGGATGAAAGCGACTACGTGGTCGGCACGACATTGTTCGTCGATGGCGGCATGACGCTCTATCCCGGTTTCGCCGACAACGGTTAG
- a CDS encoding DUF3309 family protein, with translation MLGTILLVVLILLLIGALPTWPHSRAWGYGPTGGLGLVVIVVIVLLVVGII, from the coding sequence ATGTTGGGAACTATTCTTCTAGTCGTGCTGATTCTTCTCCTCATCGGTGCGCTCCCCACGTGGCCGCACAGCCGTGCGTGGGGTTACGGTCCTACGGGCGGTCTCGGACTCGTCGTGATCGTGGTGATCGTGCTGCTGGTCGTCGGCATCATATAG
- a CDS encoding YbfB/YjiJ family MFS transporter: MSAASITSDNPVSLDARALFATLAGLCGSLVAIGLARFAYTPLIPSLIQAHWFTSSQAVTLGAANFAGYLVGALIGRPLAAALSNRSALRMLMAVVTAAFFACAYPLSVSWFFTWRLLSGISGGAIMVLVATSILPHIPTPRRGFVSGMIFLGLGLGIAASGTLIPKLLHYGLQTTWIGLGVVALVLTAVSWFGWPSTNPPAPVVPSGAHHAMRPQGFTLRVLYAQYAANALGLVPAMVLLVDYVARGLGRGAAIGADYWVLYGLAAIAGPVICGNVADRIGFGKAYRVGLLLQAAAVAMLAFSGSTFVLAASTVILGIFTPGIVPLVLGRIHELVPHDHTEQRAAWSRATTAFALFQALGGYGYSYLFSHTHNDYALIFACGAAALAVAFVGDLIASRIGTARHTAA; this comes from the coding sequence ATGTCCGCTGCTTCGATAACGTCCGACAATCCAGTCTCACTCGATGCCCGCGCACTCTTCGCAACGCTCGCAGGTCTGTGCGGCAGTCTCGTCGCCATCGGCCTCGCGCGCTTCGCGTACACGCCGTTGATTCCGTCGCTGATCCAGGCGCATTGGTTCACGTCGTCGCAAGCGGTAACGCTCGGCGCGGCGAACTTCGCCGGCTATCTGGTCGGCGCGTTGATCGGCCGTCCGCTCGCAGCGGCGCTGTCGAACCGCAGCGCGTTGCGCATGCTGATGGCGGTGGTGACGGCCGCCTTCTTCGCCTGCGCGTATCCGCTTTCGGTGAGCTGGTTTTTCACGTGGCGTTTGTTGTCGGGCATTTCCGGCGGCGCGATCATGGTGCTGGTGGCGACGTCGATTCTTCCGCACATTCCGACGCCACGCCGAGGCTTCGTGAGCGGCATGATCTTTCTTGGACTCGGTCTCGGTATCGCGGCATCCGGCACCTTGATTCCGAAGTTGCTTCACTATGGTTTGCAAACCACGTGGATCGGTCTCGGCGTCGTAGCACTGGTGCTGACCGCGGTGAGCTGGTTCGGTTGGCCGTCGACCAATCCGCCCGCACCGGTCGTGCCGTCCGGCGCGCATCACGCGATGCGCCCGCAAGGCTTCACGCTGCGCGTGCTGTACGCGCAATACGCGGCGAACGCACTCGGTCTCGTCCCGGCGATGGTGCTGCTGGTCGACTATGTCGCTCGCGGCCTGGGACGCGGCGCCGCAATCGGCGCGGACTACTGGGTGCTCTATGGCCTCGCTGCAATCGCCGGACCGGTGATTTGCGGCAACGTGGCCGATCGCATTGGCTTCGGCAAGGCCTATCGCGTCGGCCTGCTTCTGCAAGCGGCCGCCGTCGCCATGCTCGCGTTCTCGGGCAGCACGTTCGTGCTGGCTGCGTCGACTGTGATTCTCGGCATCTTCACGCCGGGCATCGTGCCGCTCGTGCTCGGCCGCATTCATGAACTCGTGCCGCACGATCACACAGAACAGCGGGCCGCATGGAGTCGCGCGACGACGGCCTTCGCGCTTTTCCAGGCGCTCGGCGGCTATGGCTACTCATACCTTTTCTCGCATACGCATAACGATTACGCGTTGATCTTCGCTTGCGGTGCGGCGGCGCTCGCTGTCGCCTTCGTCGGGGATTTGATTGCGTCGCGTATCGGCACCGCCCGCCACACAGCGGCGTGA
- a CDS encoding TetR/AcrR family transcriptional regulator: MARPREFDEHEVLEAASAAFWTKGYEATSTRDLVKSTGLTQPSLYNAFGDKRTLYLRALEHYLEHTLRERIRRLERTVSPALGVTMFFQEILERTLADPGKRGCMLVNSALETTSDDEAFREIVATEFAEIRGFFHRCMVAVAESGEITAVVSADDAATHLLATLIGVRVLARVNPQPTLLVGAIAPALLLLGLPALPSTDYDA, from the coding sequence ATGGCAAGACCCCGCGAATTCGACGAACACGAGGTGCTGGAAGCCGCCAGCGCGGCCTTCTGGACGAAGGGCTATGAGGCGACCTCCACGCGCGACCTGGTCAAATCGACCGGCCTGACGCAGCCGAGCCTCTACAACGCGTTCGGCGACAAGCGCACGCTATATCTGCGCGCGCTCGAGCATTATCTCGAGCACACCTTGCGTGAGCGGATCAGGCGATTGGAACGCACCGTATCGCCGGCACTGGGCGTTACGATGTTCTTCCAGGAGATCCTGGAGCGAACGCTCGCCGATCCCGGCAAGCGCGGCTGCATGCTGGTCAACTCCGCGCTGGAAACCACATCGGACGACGAAGCATTCCGTGAAATCGTCGCCACGGAATTCGCTGAAATCCGTGGATTTTTCCACCGCTGCATGGTTGCAGTCGCCGAGAGCGGCGAGATTACGGCCGTCGTTTCCGCCGATGACGCCGCCACTCACCTGCTGGCCACGTTGATCGGCGTCCGCGTTCTCGCGCGGGTCAATCCGCAACCAACGCTGCTGGTTGGCGCGATTGCGCCGGCTTTGCTGCTGCTTGGTTTGCCTGCCCTACCGTCGACCGACTACGACGCCTGA
- a CDS encoding MFS transporter has product MSTGFTAPLPSGQLLPFRESFLAMLGIAFVAMLVALDQTIVGTALPRIVAELKGFDLYAWVATSYMLASVITIPIFGRLGDLFGRKRFLIAAILLFTGASVLCGFASSMFLLVISRGLQGIGGGILIGTVFATVADLFPNPKLRLRWLVFVTSAFGVSNMVGPTLGGMLTQYGGWRLVFFVNVPIGLVSLLFVQRFLPPLLHLRRKGPVRLDWLGAFVLAVTFGSLQVLIELFPRRGIDTTTIVLTIVAVTCGLVLWLWERRIGYPIVPVDMLMDRKLSALFAMSVLGGFALFSLVFYVPLLFQGGYAMSAHDSGMLITPLLLGTTVGSVLNNRIVTRVRRANGIMYVGFALSALACLSVVVLRGTEPHLVWASCMGISGLGLGLVATSLTVCSQQIVGRDHVGAATALLQSLRTFGGMLGTVMTGALLGHLYSRGVHRSLDSYQATQWFKSFASPELLVDRAEQAALINRLVSAGQSGDAMMRSAREALVQSIHIGILVAGAAALIGLCLAWFVPPVRISYPETELAPDGQPPADPRPPHRSVL; this is encoded by the coding sequence ATGAGCACCGGGTTCACCGCACCGCTTCCGAGCGGCCAACTGCTGCCGTTCCGCGAATCGTTCCTCGCGATGCTCGGCATCGCTTTCGTCGCGATGCTGGTGGCGCTGGATCAAACCATCGTCGGCACGGCGCTACCGCGCATCGTCGCGGAACTGAAGGGCTTCGACCTCTACGCGTGGGTCGCGACGTCGTACATGCTCGCGTCCGTCATCACGATTCCCATCTTCGGGCGGCTGGGCGATCTGTTCGGCCGCAAGCGGTTTCTGATCGCCGCGATCCTGTTGTTCACCGGCGCCTCGGTGTTGTGCGGATTCGCCAGCAGTATGTTCCTACTGGTGATTTCGCGCGGCCTGCAAGGCATCGGCGGCGGCATTCTGATCGGCACAGTGTTCGCCACCGTCGCCGATCTGTTTCCGAATCCGAAACTGCGACTGCGCTGGCTGGTGTTCGTCACGTCCGCCTTCGGCGTGTCCAATATGGTCGGGCCGACGCTCGGCGGAATGTTGACGCAGTACGGCGGCTGGCGGCTGGTGTTTTTCGTCAACGTGCCGATCGGGCTCGTCTCGCTGCTGTTCGTGCAGCGCTTTCTGCCTCCGCTGCTTCATCTGCGACGCAAGGGTCCCGTGCGGCTCGACTGGCTCGGCGCGTTTGTGCTCGCGGTCACGTTCGGCTCACTGCAAGTGCTGATCGAACTGTTTCCGAGGCGCGGCATCGACACGACGACCATCGTGCTGACCATCGTAGCCGTGACCTGTGGGCTGGTTCTCTGGCTCTGGGAGCGGCGCATCGGCTATCCGATCGTGCCGGTGGACATGCTCATGGACCGCAAGCTCTCCGCGCTGTTCGCGATGTCGGTGCTCGGCGGCTTCGCGCTCTTTTCGCTGGTGTTCTACGTACCGCTGCTGTTTCAGGGCGGCTACGCGATGTCCGCGCATGACTCGGGCATGCTGATCACGCCGCTGCTGCTCGGCACGACCGTGGGCAGCGTGCTCAACAATCGTATCGTCACACGAGTCCGCCGCGCGAACGGCATCATGTATGTGGGCTTTGCGCTGTCCGCGCTTGCCTGTCTGAGCGTGGTCGTCTTGCGGGGCACGGAACCGCATCTGGTGTGGGCGTCGTGCATGGGCATCAGCGGGCTCGGCCTCGGCCTGGTGGCGACCAGCCTGACCGTCTGCTCGCAGCAAATCGTCGGGCGGGACCATGTCGGCGCGGCCACCGCGCTGCTTCAATCGCTGCGGACATTCGGCGGCATGCTCGGCACGGTGATGACCGGCGCGTTGCTCGGCCATCTCTACTCGCGCGGGGTGCATCGCTCGCTCGATTCGTATCAGGCGACGCAGTGGTTCAAGTCCTTCGCCAGTCCCGAGTTGCTAGTGGATCGCGCGGAACAGGCCGCGCTGATCAATCGTCTGGTGAGTGCGGGCCAGTCGGGCGACGCCATGATGAGGTCCGCGCGCGAGGCACTGGTGCAGTCGATTCATATCGGCATTCTGGTGGCCGGCGCCGCCGCATTGATCGGCCTGTGCCTCGCCTGGTTCGTGCCGCCGGTGCGCATCAGCTATCCGGAAACCGAACTCGCACCGGATGGGCAACCACCCGCCGATCCCCGTCCACCGCACCGAAGCGTACTTTAA
- a CDS encoding DUF3303 domain-containing protein, whose amino-acid sequence MKFIVLWNGLPTAESSVIERFMKTGGRVPDGVKLLGRWHAIGGLHGVAIVESEDTGAMAALALEWGDLLTMNISPALTDEELGGALGKYGAAGNK is encoded by the coding sequence ATGAAATTTATCGTCCTATGGAACGGTCTGCCGACCGCCGAGAGTTCCGTCATCGAACGTTTCATGAAGACCGGCGGCCGGGTGCCGGACGGAGTCAAACTGCTGGGACGCTGGCACGCTATCGGCGGCTTGCACGGCGTTGCGATCGTCGAGTCTGAGGACACGGGCGCGATGGCGGCGCTGGCGCTCGAATGGGGCGACCTGCTCACGATGAACATCTCCCCGGCCTTGACCGACGAAGAACTAGGCGGCGCCCTCGGCAAATATGGCGCAGCGGGTAACAAGTAA